One Glycine soja cultivar W05 chromosome 2, ASM419377v2, whole genome shotgun sequence genomic region harbors:
- the LOC114385364 gene encoding ras-related protein RABE1c-like, which translates to MAAPPARARADYDYLIKLLLIGDSGVGKSCLLLRFSDGSFTTSFITTIGIDFKIRTIELDGKRIKLQIWDTAGQERFRTITTAYYRGAMGILLVYDVTDEASFNNIRNWIRNIEQHASDNVNKILVGNKADMDESKRAVPTSKGQALADEYGIKFFETSAKTNMNVEEVFFSIARDIKQRLADTDSKAEPQTIKINQPDQAATGGLAAQKSACCGS; encoded by the exons ATGGCAGCACCACCTGCGAGGGCACGTGCCGATTACGATTACCTCATCAAGCTTCTTCTTATTGGCGATAGCG GTGTCGGAAAGAGTTGTCTGCTTTTGCGATTTTCTGATGGTTCCTTCACAACCAGTTTTATCACCACCATTGG CATTGATTTTAAGATAAGAACCATTGAACTTGATGGCAAACGCATTAAGTTACAAATCTGGGATACTGCTGGTCAGGAGCGATTTCGAACTATTACCACAG CTTATTACCGTGGAGCCATGGGCATATTGCTTGTTTATGATGTTACGGATGAAGCATCTTTCAACA ATATTAGGAATTGGATTCGCAACATTGAACAACATGCTTCTGACAATGTAAACAAGATACTTGTGGGTAACAAGGCTGATATGGATGAAAGTAAAAGG GCTGTGCCTACCTCCAAAGGTCAAGCCCTTGCTGATGAGTATGGTATCAAGTTTTTTGAAACC AGTGCGAAGACAAACATGAATGTGGAGGAGGTTTTCTTTTCAATAGCAAGAGATATCAAGCAAAGGCTTGCAGACACAGATTCTAAGGCTGAA CCTCAGACTATCAAGATTAACCAACCCGACCAGGCAGCCACCGGGGGTCTAGCTGCTCAAAAATCGGCTTGCTGTGGTTCATGA
- the LOC114385391 gene encoding zinc finger protein ZAT12-like, producing the protein MKREREVDSLTMANCLMLLSRGGDQFEATYSSSTSMNNRVFECKTCNRQFPSFQALGGHRASHKKPRLMAGDNIEGQLLHDSPPKPKTHECSICGLEFAIGQALGGHMRRHRAANLNGNNVYNSATATSSSSGGSSFDSSPKKKADNKRVLVLDLNLTPFENDLEFLKIGKPTTFVDYLY; encoded by the coding sequence atgaagagagaaagagaggttGATAGCTTAACCATGGCAAATTGTTTGATGTTGCTTTCTCGTGGAGGTGATCAATTTGAGGCCACCTACTCATCAAGCACTTCAATGAACAACCGTGTCTTTGAGTGCAAAACATGTAATAGGCAATTCCCTTCATTTCAGGCACTTGGTGGCCACAGGGCTAGTCATAAAAAGCCTAGGTTGATGGCTGGAGATAATATTGAAGGCCAATTGCTTCATGATTCACCCCCAAAGCCTAAGACTCATGAGTGTTCCATTTGTGGGTTGGAGTTTGCTATAGGGCAAGCCTTGGGAGGCCACATGAGGAGGCATAGAGCTGCGAATTTGAATGGAAACAACGTGTACAATTCTGCTACGGCTACGAGTAGTAGTAGTGGCGGTAGTAGTTTTGATTCATCACCCAAGAAGAAAGCTGACAACAAGAGAGTTTTGGTTTTGGATTTGAATCTGACACCCTTTGAGAATGATTTGGAGTTTTTGAAGATTGGAAAGCCAACTACTTTTGTTGATTATTTGTATTGA
- the LOC114385374 gene encoding 2-oxoglutarate dehydrogenase, mitochondrial-like — MAWFRAGTSIAKHAIRRTLSKGGSTYLVSRARFLPSIPSSSSSPYSRSFHSTVFKEQAAPVPRAVPLSKLTDSFLDGTSSVYLEELQRAWEADPNSVDESWDNFFRNFVGQATTSPGISGQTIQESMRLLLLVRAYQVNGHMKAKLDPLNLEPRQISEDLDPALYGFTEADLDREFFLGVWRMAGFLSENRPVQTLRSILTRLEQAYCGSIGYEYMHIADRHKCNWLRDKIETPTPTQFNRERREAIFDRLAWSSLFENFLATKWTSAKRFGLEGGETLIPGMKEMFDRASDLGVESIVIGMAHRGRLNVLGNVVRKPLRQIFCEFSGGLQPEGEVGLYTGTGDVKYHLGTSYDRPTRGGKRIHLSLVANPSHLEAVNPLVIGKTRAKQYYANDVDRTKNMGVLIHGDGSFAGQGVVYETLHLSALPNYTTGGTIHIVFNNQVAFTTDPTSGRSSQYCTDVAKALDAPIFHVNGDDVEAVVHACELAAEWRQTFHSDVVVDLVCYRRFGHNEIDEPSFTQPKMYKVIRSHPSTLEIYEKNLLESGELTQEEIDRIHKKVTSILNEEFLASKEYIPKRRDWLSAYWLGFKSPEQLSRIRNTGVKPEILKTVGKAITTIPENFTPHRAVKRIYEQRAQMIETGEDIDWGFAEALAYATLLIEGNHVRLSGQDVERGTFSHRHAVVHDQTTGEKYCPLDHVIMNQDEEMFTVSNSSLSEFGVLGFELGYSMENPNSLIIWEAQFGDFANGAHVIFDNFLASGEAKWLRQTGLVVLLPHGYDGQGPEHSSARLERFLQMADDNPHVIPEMDPTLRKQIQECNLQIVNVTTPANFFHVLRRQVHRDFRKPLIVMSPKNLLRSKACRSNLSEFDDVQGHPGFDKQGTRFKRLIKDQNAHKDVEEGIRRLVLCSGKVYYELDEQRTKVDANDVAICRVEQLCPFPYDLVQRELKRYPNAEVVWCQEEPMNMGGYTYVLPRLISSMKAVNRGGYDDVKYIGRAPSAATATGFLKVHQKEQTEIAEKAVQQEPIDFPF, encoded by the exons ATGGCATGGTTTAGAGCTGGAACTAGCATAGCAAAGCATGCAATTAGGAGAACCCTTTCCAAGGGTGGATCCACATACCTTGTGTCAAGGGCAAGGTTCCTTCCATCGATACCATCATCATCGTCATCACCATATAGCAGAAGCTTCCACAGCACGGTTTTCAAGGAACAAGCTGCACCTGTTCCACGTGCGGTTCCTCTTTCAAAGTTAACAGATAGTTTCTTAGATGGCACAAGCAGTGTGTATTTGGAAGAGCTTCAGAGGGCTTGGGAGGCTGATCCCAACAGTGTGGATGAGTCATGGGACAATTTCTTCAGGAACTTTGTGGGGCAGGCAACAACCTCACCTGGAATTTCTGGTCAGACAATTCAGGAAAGTatgaggttgttgttgctgGTGAGGGCGTACCAGGTTAATGGTCACATGAAGGCCAAGTTGGATCCCTTGAATCTGGAACCAAGGCAAATCTCTGAGGATTTGGACCCTGCACTTTATGGCTTCACTGAGGCTGATCTTGATAGAGAGTTCTTCTTAGGGGTGTGGAGGATGGCTGGTTTCTTGTCCGAGAATCGCCCCGTGCAAACCCTTAGATCCATTTTGACAAGGCTTGAGCAGGCCTATTGTGGAAGCATTGGATATGAGTATATGCACATTGCAGATCGTCATAAGTGTAATTGGCTTAGGGACAAGATTGAGACCCCCACCCCTACACAGTTTAATAGGGAGAGGCGTGAGGCTATATTTGATAGGCTTGCTTGGAGTTCCTTGTTTGAGAACTTCTTGGCCACCAAGTGGACCTCTGCAAAGAGGTTTGGTCTTGAGGGTGGAGAGACTCTTATTCCCGGAATGAAGGAAATGTTTGATAGGGCATCTGATCTTGGGGTTGAGAGCATAGTTATAGGAATGGCACATCGAGGGAGGCTGAATGTTTTGGGGAATGTGGTAAGGAAGCCCCTGCGGCAGATTTTCTGCGAGTTTAGCGGTGGTCTTCAGCCTGAGGGGGAAGTTGGACTCTACACTGGAACTGGAGATGTTAAGTATCATTTGGGGACATCGTATGATCGCCCTACTAGGGGTGGCAAGAGGATTCATTTGTCTTTGGTGGCAAATCCTAGTCACTTGGAAGCTGTCAATCCGCTTGTTATTGGGAAAACTCGAGCCAAGCAGTATTACGCAAATGACGTGGATAGAACGAAGAACATGGGTGTGTTGATTCATGGAGATGGAAGTTTTGCTGGACAGGGTGTGGTCTATGAAACCCTGCATTTAAGTGCTCTTCCAAATTACACTACTGGTGGGACGATTCACATCGTGTTTAACAATCAGGTTGCATTTACAACTGATCCGACTTCTGGCAGGTCTTCACAATATTGCACTGATGTTGCCAAGGCTTTGGATGCTCCCATCTTTCACGTGAATGGTGATGATGTTGAAGCAGTTGTTCATGCCTGTGAACTTGCTGCAGAGTGGCGCCAGACTTTCCACTCTGATGTGGTTGTCGACTTGGTGTGTTACCGTCGATTTGGCCACAATGAGATTGATGAACCATCTTTCACTCAGCCTAAAATGTACAAG GTAATCCGAAGCCATCCATCAACTCTTGAGATCTATGAGAAGAACCTTTTGGAATCAGGGGAGTTGACACAAGAAGAAATTGATAGGATCCACAAGAAGGTCACATCAATTCTAAATGAAGAATTTTTGGCTAGCAAAGAATACATTCCAAAAAGAAGAGATTGGCTTTCAGCATATTGGCTTGGTTTCAAGTCACCTGAACAGCTTTCACGTATCCGAAACACTGG TGTGAAACCAGAGATCTTGAAAACTGTTGGAAAAGCAATCACAACCATCCCTGAAAATTTCACACCTCATAGAGCAGTGAAGAGGATTTATGAACAACGGGCCCAAATGATTGAAACTGGGGAAGATATTGACTGGGGATTTGCAGAGGCGCTTGCTTATGCTACCTTGCTTATTGAAGGTAACCATGTTCGATTAAGTGGTCAGGATGTTGAAAGAGGAACTTTTAGTCACCGCCATGCTGTAGTTCACGATCAGACAACAGGGGAGAAATATTGTCCCCTGGACCATGTTATAATGAACCAAGACGAAGAGATGTTTACTGTTAGCAATAG TTCACTTTCTGAGTTTGGTGTTCTTGGATTTGAATTGGGTTACTCAATGGAAAATCCCAATTCATTGATAATTTGGGAGGCTCAGTTTGGTGATTTTGCTAATGGTGCTCATGTgatatttgacaattttttgGCTTCTGGTGAGGCTAAGTGGCTCCGTCAGACTGGGCTTGTTGTGTTACTTCCTCATGGTTATGATGGCCAGGGCCCAGAGCATTCAAGTGCAAGATTGGAACGCTTTCTTCAG ATGGCTGATGACAACCCTCATGTTATCCCTGAGATGGATCCAACCCTCCGGAAGCAGATTCAGGAGTGTAATTTGCAGATTGTGAATGTCACAACTCCTGCTAATTTTTTCCATGTTCTAAGGAGGCAG GTACATAGAGATTTTCGCAAACCTCTCATTGTAATGTCCCCTAAGAACCTGCTTCGTAGCAAGGCTTGCAGATCAAATTTATCTGAGTTTGATGATGTCCAAGGCCACCCAGGCTTTGACAAACAGGGAACCAGATTCAAGCGCCTCATAAAAGACCAAAATGCCCACAAAGATGTTGAGGAGGGTATTAGACGTTTAGTACTTTGCTCTGGAAAA GTTTACTATGAACTTGATGAACAACGAACAAAGGTTGATGCAAATGATGTTGCAATATGTAGGGTGGAACAGCTTTGTCCTTTCCCTTATGACCTTGTCCAACGAGAGCTTAAACGATATCCAA ATGCTGAGGTTGTTTGGTGTCAAGAAGAGCCAATGAACATGGGTGGATACACTTATGTTTTACCCCGACTTATATCTTCAATGAAAGCTGTGAATAGGGGAGGTTACGACGATGTCAAATATATTGGTCGTGCTCCATCCGCGGCCACAGCCACTGGCTTCCTCAAGGTTCACCAGAAGGAGCAGACTGAGATTGCTGAAAAAGCCGTTCAACAAGAACCAATCGACTTCCcattttga
- the LOC114385383 gene encoding uncharacterized protein LOC114385383 → MSYQHKSFWMPRDAGCMAEENVGYENSSRVESKRSHKWFMDAGEPEIFSNKKQAVEAVSGRPVSGVSHANVSQWDNNSGFHSVTSQFSDRLFGSDLARTVNLVDKNVPSIVSGNLNMGRKDFEHQYGNDPSVGLSMSHSIADTSSCLNFGGIRKVKVNQVRDSDNCMPAASMGHSYSREDNSTISVGAGYNKNDGGNISLGPTYNNVNDNTIAMGSRMSKTDDNLLSMAHTFNKGDGGFMLLGHNYGKGDESILSMGQPFDKGDGNFISMGQSYEKEDGNLISLGTSYTKGHENFIPVGPTYGKSGENFITVAPYDKGTDHIISLGPTYDKVDSNIASTIPSFDRGDSSSLPVGQNHHKGQNSSISFGGFHDDPGPNIPSGIISGYDLLIGSQNSAQGMDSQNDLTETNTESLVNSIPKPNTKNDIVKNKEPKTTKKAPTNNFPSNVKSLLSTGIFDGVQVKYVSWSREKSLKGIIKGTGYLCSCDNCNQSKALNAYEFERHAGAKTKHPNNHIYFENGKTIYAVVQELKNTPQDMLFDAIQNVTGSTINQKNFRIWKASYQAATRELQRIYGKDDVVIPS, encoded by the exons atG TCTTATCAGCATAAAAGCTTTTGGATGCCACGAGATGCTGGCTGCATGGCTGAAGAAAATGTGGGATATGAAAATTCTTCCAGAGTAGAATCCAAGCGCAGTCATAAGTGGTTTATGGATGCAGGTGAACCTGAAATATTCAGCAACAAGAAACAAGCAGTTGAAGCTGTTAGTGGCCGGCCAGTTTCTGGAGTTTCACATGCAAATGTTTCCCAATGGGACAACAATTCAGGATTTCACTCAGTCACAAGTCAATTTTCTGACCGTCTTTTTGGATCTGATCTTGCTAGGACTGTGAATTTGGTTGATAAGAATGTGCCATCCATTGTAAGTGGAAATCTGAACATGGGAAGGAAGGATTTTGAGCATCAATACGGTAATGATCCTTCTGTGGGATTGTCAATGTCTCATTCCATAGCAGACACTTCATCATGTCTCAATTTTGGTGGCATCAGAAAAGTTAAAGTTAATCAAGTCAGAGATTCTGACAACTGCATGCCTGCTGCATCTATGGGGCACTCCTATAGTAGGGAAGATAATAGTACAATTTCAGTAGGTGCTGGCTACAATAAGAATGATGGTGGCAATATTTCATTGGGTCCTACTTATAACAATGTAAATGACAACACCATTGCTATGGGGAGCAGAATGAGTAAGACCGATGACAATCTTCTTTCAATGGCTCACACCTTCAATAAAGGGGATGGGGGTTTTATGTTGCTGGGCCACAATTATGGCAAGGGAGATGAAAGTATCTTATCAATGGGTCAGCCCTTTGACAAGGGAGATGGAAATTTCATATCAATGGGTCAATCATATGAGAAGGAAGATGGCAATTTAATATCTCTGGGCACCTCATATACCAAGGGACATGAGAACTTTATACCAGTTGGTCCAACCTATGGTAAATCAGGAGAAAATTTCATAACTGTTGCTCCTTATGACAAGGGTACTGATCATATTATATCACTGGGTCCAACATATGATAAGGTGGATTCAAATATTGCATCAACAATTCCATCATTTGACAGAGGAGATTCTAGTTCATTACCTGTGGGTCAAAACCACCATAAGGGTCAGAACAGTTCCATATCTTTCGGAGGTTTTCATGATGACCCTGGACCAAATATCCCTAGCGGAATCATTAGTGGCTATGATCTGTTGATAGGAAGCCAGAACTCAGCTCAAGGTATGGATAGCCAGAACGACCTGACTGAGACAAACACTGAATCACTTGTAAATAGCATTCCAAAACCCAATACTAAAAATGATATTGTTAAGAACAAAGAGCCCAAGACAACCAAGAAGGCTCCTACTAACAACTTCCCTTCAAATGTCAAAAGTCTACTGTCAACTGGTATTTTTGATGGTGTTCAGGTGAAATATGTTTCATGGTCACGGGAG AAAAGTCTTAAGGGGATCATAAAAGGAACTGGGTATTTGTGTTCATGTGACAACTGCAACCAGTCAAAG GCTCTTAATGCATACGAGTTTGAGCGTCATGCTGGTGCCAAGACAAAACATCCTAACAATCACATATACTTTGAGAATGGAAAAACCATCTATGCTGTTGTTCAAGAGCTGAAAAACACTCCTCAGGATATGCTTTTTGATGCTATTCAAAATGTGACTGGCTCTACCATCAACCAAAAGAACTTTCGAATATGGAAAG CATCATACCAAGCTGCTACTCGGGAGCTTCAGCGTATCTATGGAAAGGATGATGTGGTCATTCCGTCTTGA